The following is a genomic window from Elaeis guineensis isolate ETL-2024a chromosome 10, EG11, whole genome shotgun sequence.
TGCAAGCGAAAATACAGCATCAACTGCGACAAATCTCATGATGAGGTTGAATTTTTCGAGCTTCCCCTCACAGATTTCTGGGGATCTGATTTCAATTACACTCGTTCCCTGTCATTCGGGGCTTGCAGGAATATTTGCAAAGCGGATTGTTCATGCGAAGCGTTCGTGTATAAGGAGGACACTACGGATTGTTATCAAAAAATTGAGCTCCACAATGGAAAAAGTTTGCCAAACACCGATGGCGGCACATTCTTAAAATTTCCGACATCTGTAGACACCTCAAAACTCTCTTCTAGTCTTCAAGGGCGTAAGCTTGGTTGCAATGTCACAGAGGTAGACATCGGGAAGGATATAAGGCGAAAGAGCATCGGAGAAAAAAACTGGGCCTATTTCTATTGGTTCATATCAGCTTTTTTTGTAATAGAACTCCTTTTTGTGATATTTGGTTGGTGGTTTATGTTCAGGACGGAGAAGCAGTCAGCCCCCATGGAGGAAGGATACAAGGCTATGTCTACTCAATTTCGAAGATTCACTTACAAAGAGCTGAAAACGGCTACTCGAAACTTCCAAGAAGAGGTCGGGAGAGGAGGATCAGGAGCCGTGTACAAGGGAGTCTTGGATGATGAGAGGGTGGCGGCGGTCAAGAAGTTGGAAGATGTGATCCAAGGAGAAGAGGAATTCCACGCCGAACTGAGCCTCATAGGAAGAATATACCACATGAATTTGGTGAGAATGTGGGGATTTTGTTCAGAACGCTCGCACAGGCTCTTGGTTTCCGAGTTCGTGGAGAATGGTTCATTGGACAAGGTTTTATTTTATGGTAATGGCTCCGCTAGCATTCTAAGATGGAGTGAGAGGTTTAAAATTGCGGTGGGGGTGGCAAAAGGATTAGCCTATCTTCATCACGAGTGCCTGGAGTGGGTCATCCACTGTGATATAAAGCCTGAGAATATATTGTTGGGTCGTGATTTTGAGCCCAAGATTGCAGACTTTGGACTGGCCAAACTGTTAAATAGAGGTGGATCTGGGCGCAACTTATCACGTATCCAAGGGACGAGAGGTTACATTGCTCCAGAGTGGGCTTCCAGTCTTCCAATCACTGGGAAGGTTGATGTCTATAGCTATGGAGTCGTGCTTCTCGAGTTAGTGAAGGGGGTTAGAGTTTCACAATGGAAAATAGGTAGAGGGGAGGAGGTAGAGATGGTATTGAGGGGGTCACTTGGGTTGCTCAAAGAGAACTTGGAGAGTGG
Proteins encoded in this region:
- the LOC140852077 gene encoding putative receptor protein kinase ZmPK1 yields the protein MSWFPFLPCSPTQLISAMRNPTLSTILNIPLFLIFLLLLPFASPAPRISLTSHSFLSVEDDSDILTSQNKSFACGFYQVGTNAFIFSIWFSNMKNRTVVWTANRDHPVNGHGSRVTMRKDGSVVLTDYDGTVIWSTDTNSDRAQAQLLDNGNLVVMDLDRKILWQSFDHPTDTLLPNQIFNQNSMLVSAAANRSLSSGHYKFYFQSDNVLKLIYDTPAFVSIYWPDPGQVAWPWNHDRSTYNSSRSAGLDDMGQFMSTDNLAFKASDFGPGIRRRLTLDYDGNLRLYSLNESTEMWSISWVALSSICSVHSLCGRNGICVYKPTPQCTCPPGFEVNDPSDWSKGCKRKYSINCDKSHDEVEFFELPLTDFWGSDFNYTRSLSFGACRNICKADCSCEAFVYKEDTTDCYQKIELHNGKSLPNTDGGTFLKFPTSVDTSKLSSSLQGRKLGCNVTEVDIGKDIRRKSIGEKNWAYFYWFISAFFVIELLFVIFGWWFMFRTEKQSAPMEEGYKAMSTQFRRFTYKELKTATRNFQEEVGRGGSGAVYKGVLDDERVAAVKKLEDVIQGEEEFHAELSLIGRIYHMNLVRMWGFCSERSHRLLVSEFVENGSLDKVLFYGNGSASILRWSERFKIAVGVAKGLAYLHHECLEWVIHCDIKPENILLGRDFEPKIADFGLAKLLNRGGSGRNLSRIQGTRGYIAPEWASSLPITGKVDVYSYGVVLLELVKGVRVSQWKIGRGEEVEMVLRGSLGLLKENLESGHDSWIGDIVDSRLDGQFNSKQVLMMVAIAVQCLEEERSKRPSMESIVQMLLLSDDKLNSRAASFQ